The Drosophila innubila isolate TH190305 chromosome 3R unlocalized genomic scaffold, UK_Dinn_1.0 2_E_3R, whole genome shotgun sequence genome has a segment encoding these proteins:
- the LOC117790401 gene encoding E3 ubiquitin-protein ligase HRD1 translates to MQLLISSVCMALTSAVVGNAYYQKQQFYPAVVYITKSNASMAVIYIQFFVIVFMFGKLLRKIFLGTLRAAEFEHLLERFWYALTETCLAFTVFRDDFNPRFVALFTVLLFLKSFHWLAEERVDFMERSPVLGWLFHIRVGSLLTMLGILDYVLLIHAYNSTLVRGPTVQLVFGFEYAILLTVIASTAIKYVLHAAEMRTDTPWENKAVFLLYTELVIGLIKVVLYLLFVVIMAKIYALPMFVFRPMFFTIRNFRKALNDVIMSRRAIRNMNTLYPDATPEELRQSDNICIICREDMVNHSKKLPCGHIFHTTCLRSWFQRQQTCPTCRLNILRTPAVNSTAMPRPADEPANPAAPVAAQPAAAVNAAATALPGATAAAAPDARLPHPNGTAGRNAVPPTFADIFGDATGLPNVLPNLAGLAPPPMLPPFMMQPPFAYFTPPIGPPPPMPLDLSRFSDEELLAMEGTQRKNIEERLKMLRNIMLMLDSANILMQQYQGLMARLPPPTPAAVTPLATAAAAEGAATKEPATTTPTTESSSTAYDKPSTSRAAAAAVAVSQAMPQEAHQISVSKSAPLTNVAETVTIEDLGAEEDDLLPSTDAASLDVEIEDNSELSELRKRRLKFLEERNKSPTSSDVTD, encoded by the exons ATATTCCTGGGCACATTGCGTGCTGCCGAGTTTGAGCATTTGCTGGAACGTTTCTGGTATGCGTTGACGGAAACTTGTTTGGCCTTCACTGTATTTCGAGATGACTTCAATCCTCGCTTTGTGGCACTGTTTACAGTGCTCCTATTTCTCAAATCATTCCATTGGTTGGCTGAGGAACGCGTGGACTTT ATGGAGCGCTCTCCAGTATTAGGCTGGCTATTTCACATACGCGTTGGCAGTCTGCTGACCATGTTGGGTATTCTGGACTACGTCCTGCTCATCCACGCCTACAACTCGACACTGGTGCGTGGTCCCACAGTGCAGCTGGTGTTTGGATTCGAATATGCGATTCTATTGACCGTAATTGCAAGCACGGCAATTAAATACGTGCTTCATGCTGCGGAAATGCGCACGGATACGCCCTGGGAGAATAAGGCAGTTTTTCTGCTGTATACTGAACTGGTTATTGGTCTAATCAAGGTGGTCTTGTATCtgctatttgttgttattatggcCAAGATATACGCGCTACCCATGTTCGTATTCCGACCAATGTTCTTTACCATACGCAACTTCCGCAAGGCGCTTAATGATGTTATAATGTCGCGACGCGCTATACGCAACATGAACACACTTTATCCGGATGCAACACCCGAGGAGCTGCGCCAGTCGGACAATATTTGCATCATTTGTCGCGAAGATATGGTCAATCACTCCAAGAAGCTTCCATGTGGTCACATCTTCCACACGACCTGTCTACGCTCTTGGTTCCAGCGTCAGCAGACCTGTCCCACATGTCGCCTCAATATACTTCGCACCCCAGCTGTCAATTCGACAGCCATGCCGCGTCCTGCTGATGAGCCCGCTAATCCTGCTGCTCCCGTTGCAGCTCAACCCGCAGCTGCTGTcaatgcagcagcaactgctcTGCCGGGTGCAACTGCAGCCGCTGCTCCTGACGCTCGCCTGCCTCATCCAAATGGCACAGCTGGAAGGAATGCTGTGCCACCAACTTTTGCAGACATTTTTGGAGATGCCA CTGGTCTGCCAAATGTGTTGCCCAATCTGGCGGGCCTTGCACCGCCTCCTATGCTACCCCCCTTCATGATGCAGCCACCATTTGCTTACTTTACGCCACCAATTGGCCCGCCGCCACCTATGCCGCTGGATCTGAGCAGGTTTAGCGATGAGGAGCTACTCGCCATGGAGGGCACACAACGCAAAAACATTGAGGAGCGCCTAAAG ATGCTGCGAAATATAATGCTGATGCTGGACTCTGCCAACATTCTAATGCAGCAGTACCAGGGATTAATGGCGCGCCTGCCGCCGCCCACTCCAGCAGCAGTAACACcactggcaacagcagcagcagctgaaggAGCGGCAACTAAAGagccagcgacaacaacaccaacaacagagAGCAGCTCAACGGCCTATGATAAACCCAGCACATCgagagcagctgctgcagctgttgcagtaAGCCAGGCTATGCCGCAGGAGGCACATCAGATTAGCGTTTCAAAGAGTGCTCCTCTGACAAACGTTGCAGAGACAGTTACTATTGAAGATCTGGGCGCCGAGGAGGATGATCTGCTGCCGTCCACAGATGCAGCGAGTTTAGATGTAGAAATTGAGGATAACTCGGAGCTAAGCGAGTTGCGAAAGCGCCGCTTGAAATTTTTGGAGGAACGCAATAAATCACCAACGAGCAGCGACGTCACGGATTAG
- the LOC117790402 gene encoding JNK1/MAPK8-associated membrane protein yields the protein MYSYLDRCPGIYCGRSLLDNGTWSSCGVCPRGSRVNASYACTPCRDELSTYSWLYLGFMTMLPLMMHCFFIDMDAKDRKFSRKQLILTASAFVEVALAAILATLFMEPMWEMRLYACEVRKLTDWYTLFYNPNPNYESTFHCTQEAVYPLQTIVLVYYFLCLLNMFLIRPVISSMFDVRGKAPIYSALYFLPLLTLIHGTCCGLIYYSFPYLSIAMSMVATAIHYAMKLDQTQKSLLLSSVWEMKNVVIISVHWLLLAFGIASLNYHFALLCLVPFPSLFYIVTVSFTDPGEFREIESRI from the exons ATGTATAGTTATTTAGATCGTTGCCCCGGCATTTATTGTGGTCGTTCGCTACTTGATAATGGCACTTGGAGCAGCTGCGGAGTTTGTCCCCGAGGATCACGG GTAAACGCCAGCTATGCGTGTACTCCCTGTCGCGACGAGCTGAGCACGTATTCCTGGCTGTATCTTGGCTTTATGACCATGCTGCCGCTAATGATGCACTGTTTCTTTATCGACATGGATGCCAAAGATCGTAAATTTTCCCGCAAGCAATTAATTCTAACAGCGAGCGCCTTTGTTGAGGTGGCTCTTGCAGCCATACTAGCTACTCTCTTCATGGAGCCAATGTGGGAGATGCGTTTGTATGCTTGCGAGGTGCGCAAGCTCACCGACTGGTACACATTGTTCTACAATCCCAATCCTAATTATGAATCCACTTTTCATTGCACACAGGAGGCCGTCTATCCGTT GCAAACTATTGTCTTGGTGTATTACTTTTTGTGTTTGCTTAACATGTTTCTTATACGGCCAGTAATCAGTTCTATGTTTGATGTGCGCGGCAAGGCTCCAATTTACTCCGCGCTTTATTTTCTTCCGCTGCTTACTTTAATTCACGGCACCTGCTGCGGCTTGATAT ATTATTCGTTTCCCTATCTAAGTATTGCCATGTCCATGGTGGCCACGGCAATACACTACGCTATGAAGCTGGATCAGACACAGAAGTCGCTTCTCCTCTCGTCTGTCTGGGAAATGAAGAATGTTGTCATCATTTCCGTCCACTGGCTGCTGCTCGCATTTGGAATCGCCTCATTGAATTACCATTTTGCGTTATTGTGTTTGGTTCCGTTTCCCTCGTTGTTCTACATTGTGACTGTGAGCTTCACCGATCCTGGGGAGTTCCGTGAAATCGAATCGCGCATTTGA